A genomic stretch from Caulobacter sp. FWC2 includes:
- a CDS encoding MBL fold metallo-hydrolase produces MIPFVRELDFEYGRCDQVSPLIRRVIARNPGPFTYTGTGVYIVGRGEVAVIDPGPDLAEHFDALKAALAGDRVTHVLVTHHHLDHSPLAHPLAQAFGAKVHGLPAPADHGEAASPGLEEGADDRFRPDVTLTDGDVISGPGWTLEAVMTPGHTSNHICFALKEENALFCGDHIMGWSTTVITPPDGDMGDYFASLAKVRARNFDVLWPTHGAPVREVTPFIDAYVAHRRARAAQILEALGAGLTTIKAMVPSLYAAVDPRLHPAAAHSVFAHMIQLVREGRVVTPGEPGLDAEYRLA; encoded by the coding sequence ATGATCCCCTTCGTTCGCGAGCTGGACTTCGAATATGGCCGCTGTGATCAGGTCTCGCCCCTGATCCGGCGGGTGATCGCCCGCAATCCGGGGCCGTTCACCTATACCGGCACCGGTGTCTACATCGTCGGCCGAGGCGAGGTGGCGGTGATCGACCCGGGTCCGGACCTGGCGGAGCACTTCGACGCCCTGAAGGCCGCCCTGGCCGGCGATCGGGTGACCCACGTCCTGGTCACCCATCACCACCTGGACCACTCCCCCCTCGCCCATCCGCTGGCCCAGGCGTTCGGCGCCAAGGTCCACGGCCTGCCCGCGCCGGCCGATCACGGCGAGGCGGCGTCCCCGGGGCTGGAGGAAGGCGCCGACGACCGCTTCCGACCCGACGTGACGCTGACCGACGGCGACGTGATCAGCGGCCCCGGCTGGACGCTGGAGGCGGTGATGACCCCTGGCCACACCTCCAACCACATCTGCTTCGCGCTGAAGGAAGAAAACGCCCTCTTCTGCGGCGACCACATCATGGGCTGGTCGACCACGGTGATCACACCGCCCGACGGCGACATGGGCGACTACTTCGCCAGTCTGGCCAAGGTGCGGGCGCGGAACTTCGACGTCCTGTGGCCCACGCACGGCGCGCCGGTGCGCGAGGTCACGCCGTTCATCGACGCCTATGTCGCCCACCGCCGCGCGCGCGCGGCGCAGATCCTGGAGGCGCTGGGCGCGGGCCTCACCACCATCAAGGCGATGGTGCCCAGCCTCTATGCTGCGGTGGATCCGCGCCTGCACCCCGCAGCGGCGCACTCGGTGTTCGCCCACATGATCCAGCTGGTGCGCGAGGGGCGGGTCGTGACGCCAGGCGAGCCCGGGTTGGACGCGGAGTACCGGCTGGCCTGA
- a CDS encoding DnaJ domain-containing protein, with protein sequence MTTRTPALTLSAARALLGVAPNADERELRMAYREAAKRAHPDRPTGDAALFRDVLAAYRLLQDTPVVQHNFPPAVAQPIPIADRVFLEIDIATAVSGGAEELAIDGRRLRLKLPAGLREGDRVRVEGVLFEVRLRAQDGALVRGDDIWLTGKVDPRVLAEGGRVDAETPLGPRPAWISTKAAARGLVRLPGQGLPARAAHKAGDLFLRLEAAEAGAESPARSLLKRFAAAWAA encoded by the coding sequence ATGACGACCCGTACGCCCGCCCTGACGCTTTCGGCTGCCCGCGCCCTGCTGGGCGTCGCTCCGAACGCGGACGAGCGCGAGCTGCGCATGGCCTATCGCGAGGCCGCCAAGCGGGCCCATCCCGACCGTCCGACCGGCGACGCGGCCCTGTTCCGCGACGTGCTGGCAGCCTACCGCCTGCTGCAGGATACGCCGGTCGTTCAGCACAACTTCCCGCCGGCGGTCGCTCAGCCGATCCCGATCGCCGACCGCGTATTCCTGGAGATCGACATCGCCACCGCCGTCAGCGGCGGCGCCGAGGAGCTGGCCATCGACGGCCGCCGCCTGCGGCTGAAGCTGCCCGCCGGCCTGCGCGAAGGCGACAGGGTCCGGGTCGAGGGCGTGTTGTTCGAGGTCCGCCTGCGCGCCCAGGACGGCGCCCTGGTGCGCGGCGACGACATCTGGCTGACCGGCAAGGTTGATCCGCGTGTGCTGGCCGAGGGCGGCCGAGTCGACGCTGAAACGCCATTGGGGCCGCGCCCGGCCTGGATCTCGACCAAGGCCGCCGCCCGCGGTCTGGTCCGCCTGCCCGGCCAGGGCCTGCCCGCCCGCGCGGCCCACAAGGCCGGGGACCTGTTCCTGCGCCTCGAAGCGGCCGAAGCTGGCGCGGAGAGTCCGGCGCGCTCGCTGCTGAAGCGCTTCGCGGCGGCCTGGGCGGCCTAG
- a CDS encoding long-chain-fatty-acid--CoA ligase — MQGLMQHGALTLDKIIDHAAQWHGGREVVSRSVEGPIVRTTYREIRDRAKRVSNALLSLGIKPGDRVGTLAWNTGRHMEAWYGIMGIGAVCHTLNPRLFPEQIAWIADHAGDRLIFTDLTFLPIIAAILPRLPHVEHVVVFTDRDHMPGEFPLAGEAPRFKGLLAYEDLIDQHGAECAWGGFDEGTAAGLCYTSGTTGDPKGVMYSHRSNFLHTLITLQPDVMGLSQKDVILPVVPMFHANAWGVAFSAPGSGAKIVMPGPKMDGASIFELLDTEGVTFSAAVPTVWQMLLQHLEATGAELPVLKKVVIGGAACPETIIRAFQETYDVEVVHAWGMTETSPVGTLSVLTDELEKLPYDQQMPYRLKQGRPPLGVELRLTDDDDNLLPHDGQAFGHLKIRGPIIAAEYFRGAGGKILDQDGFFDTGDIATIDEHGFMQITDRAKDVVKSGGEWISTIEIENIAVGHPKAALAAVVGMPHPKWDERPVLLVKLKAGETATKVEFIDFLQGKIAKWWMPDDVIFVDDIPLGATGKIDKKLIRKRLADEGYSLPEAPVQPTPAPPPPPPEPEPVATQTLAAADGGHGAVIYAPEPVEEVEADTVLSAPEPEIAPESELVAAPPPEPEIQQVSATDAIIAEATAIAAAAAPPEKLPEPEAEATAVAEVATPEPEPVQIKAEPEPPLRLREPDPAEPSKPTPVLADAGEALPFAMPITPGKRGKGKAAAKAKSEAAGKASGKPPRWASLYLDLALLIALAPAILAGGGALGVKLGMIPLPLGYTAMTLDWAPRLAFISVATGLIGLIIALSAGFGRLWKGAVLALAITAATFGVMVAAKALGGQSPPIHDVATDWKTPLGFSDAAMAARGGSAEIVVDDPSLPVGSAAYAGRRLAEINAETCPAARPLVSERAPGDVYESIKAAVLASGMTLVTDDPMDGRLEANGSSFWYGLTDDLVVRVRPDARGSRLDMRSIGRDAGPDQGRNCARIGTLMTAVRGQ; from the coding sequence ATGCAGGGTTTGATGCAGCACGGGGCCCTGACCCTGGACAAGATCATCGACCACGCCGCCCAGTGGCACGGCGGGCGCGAGGTGGTCAGCCGTTCGGTCGAGGGGCCGATCGTGCGCACGACCTATCGCGAGATCCGCGACCGCGCCAAGCGGGTGTCCAATGCGCTGCTGTCCCTGGGGATCAAGCCGGGCGACCGCGTCGGTACGCTGGCCTGGAACACCGGCCGCCACATGGAAGCCTGGTACGGCATCATGGGCATCGGGGCCGTCTGCCACACCCTGAACCCGCGCCTGTTCCCCGAGCAGATCGCCTGGATCGCCGACCACGCCGGCGACCGGCTGATCTTCACCGACCTGACCTTCCTGCCGATCATCGCCGCGATCCTGCCGCGTCTGCCGCATGTCGAGCACGTGGTGGTCTTCACCGACCGCGACCACATGCCGGGAGAGTTCCCGCTGGCGGGCGAGGCTCCGCGCTTCAAGGGCCTGCTCGCCTACGAGGACCTGATCGACCAGCATGGCGCCGAGTGCGCCTGGGGCGGCTTCGACGAGGGCACGGCGGCGGGCCTCTGCTACACCTCGGGCACGACGGGCGACCCCAAGGGGGTGATGTACTCGCACCGCTCGAACTTCCTGCACACCCTGATCACTCTGCAGCCGGACGTGATGGGCCTGTCGCAGAAGGACGTGATCCTGCCGGTGGTGCCGATGTTCCACGCCAACGCCTGGGGCGTGGCGTTCTCGGCCCCCGGCTCCGGCGCCAAGATCGTCATGCCGGGCCCCAAGATGGACGGCGCCTCGATCTTCGAACTGCTGGACACCGAGGGCGTGACCTTCTCTGCCGCGGTGCCAACCGTCTGGCAGATGCTGCTGCAGCACCTGGAAGCCACGGGCGCCGAGTTGCCGGTCCTGAAGAAGGTGGTGATCGGCGGGGCGGCCTGTCCCGAGACCATCATCCGCGCCTTCCAGGAGACCTATGACGTCGAGGTGGTCCATGCCTGGGGCATGACCGAAACCTCGCCGGTCGGGACCCTGTCGGTGCTGACCGACGAACTGGAAAAGCTGCCCTACGACCAGCAGATGCCGTATCGCCTGAAGCAGGGCCGGCCGCCTCTGGGCGTCGAGCTGCGCCTGACCGACGACGACGACAATCTGCTGCCGCATGACGGCCAGGCCTTCGGTCACCTGAAGATCCGCGGCCCGATCATCGCCGCCGAGTACTTCCGTGGCGCCGGCGGCAAGATCCTCGACCAGGACGGCTTCTTCGACACGGGCGACATCGCCACGATCGACGAGCATGGCTTCATGCAGATCACCGACCGCGCCAAGGACGTCGTCAAGTCCGGCGGCGAATGGATCAGCACCATCGAGATCGAGAACATCGCCGTCGGCCATCCCAAGGCCGCCCTGGCCGCGGTGGTTGGCATGCCGCATCCCAAGTGGGACGAGCGGCCCGTGCTGCTGGTCAAGCTGAAGGCGGGCGAGACGGCGACGAAGGTCGAGTTCATCGACTTCCTCCAGGGCAAGATCGCCAAGTGGTGGATGCCGGACGACGTGATCTTCGTCGACGACATCCCGCTGGGCGCGACCGGAAAGATCGACAAGAAGCTGATCCGCAAGCGCCTTGCCGACGAAGGCTACAGCCTGCCGGAGGCGCCGGTTCAGCCGACGCCCGCGCCGCCGCCGCCGCCACCCGAGCCCGAGCCTGTTGCGACCCAGACCTTGGCCGCCGCCGATGGCGGCCACGGGGCCGTCATCTACGCGCCCGAACCGGTCGAGGAGGTCGAGGCCGACACGGTCCTGTCTGCGCCTGAGCCGGAAATCGCGCCTGAGTCGGAGCTCGTCGCCGCGCCTCCGCCGGAGCCTGAAATCCAGCAGGTCTCGGCCACCGACGCGATCATCGCCGAGGCCACCGCCATCGCCGCCGCCGCGGCGCCGCCCGAGAAGCTTCCCGAACCCGAGGCCGAAGCCACCGCCGTCGCCGAGGTCGCGACGCCGGAGCCCGAGCCTGTCCAGATCAAGGCCGAACCCGAACCGCCGCTGCGCCTGCGCGAGCCGGATCCGGCCGAGCCGTCCAAGCCGACGCCCGTCCTGGCCGACGCCGGCGAGGCCCTGCCGTTCGCCATGCCGATCACGCCGGGCAAGCGCGGCAAGGGCAAGGCGGCCGCCAAGGCCAAGAGCGAGGCGGCGGGCAAGGCTTCGGGCAAGCCGCCCCGCTGGGCGTCGCTCTATCTGGACCTGGCCCTGCTGATCGCCCTGGCCCCGGCCATCCTGGCTGGCGGCGGCGCGCTGGGCGTCAAGCTGGGCATGATCCCCTTGCCGCTGGGCTACACGGCCATGACCCTGGACTGGGCGCCGCGGCTGGCTTTCATCAGCGTCGCCACCGGACTGATCGGCCTGATCATCGCGCTGAGCGCCGGCTTCGGCCGGCTGTGGAAGGGCGCGGTGCTGGCCCTGGCGATCACGGCTGCCACCTTCGGCGTGATGGTCGCGGCCAAGGCGCTGGGCGGCCAGTCGCCGCCGATCCACGACGTGGCCACCGACTGGAAGACGCCGCTGGGCTTTTCGGACGCGGCCATGGCCGCCCGGGGCGGCTCGGCGGAGATCGTGGTCGACGACCCCAGCCTGCCCGTGGGCTCGGCCGCCTATGCCGGCCGCCGCCTGGCCGAGATCAACGCCGAGACCTGTCCGGCGGCCCGACCGCTGGTCAGCGAACGCGCGCCCGGCGACGTCTACGAGTCGATCAAGGCCGCCGTCCTGGCCTCGGGCATGACCCTGGTCACTGACGATCCGATGGACGGCCGCCTGGAGGCCAACGGCAGCAGCTTCTGGTACGGCCTGACCGATGACCTGGTGGTCCGGGTGCGTCCGGACGCCCGGGGCTCGCGCCTCGACATGCGCTCGATCGGCCGCGACGCCGGGCCGGATCAGGGCCGAAACTGCGCGCGGATCGGGACGCTGATGACGGCGGTGCGGGGGCAGTAA
- a CDS encoding organic hydroperoxide resistance protein → MTTLYTTRATVVGGRDGHARSEDGLLDVQLSMPKALGGKETGTNPEQLFAAGYAACFQSAMAHVARTQKIALTGSTVTGQVGLATQEVGFKLEVALDVETQGLSQADAEALVATAHQVCPYSNATRGNVDVAITVKAA, encoded by the coding sequence ATGACCACGCTCTACACCACCCGCGCCACTGTCGTCGGCGGCCGTGACGGCCACGCTCGCAGCGAAGACGGCCTGCTGGACGTTCAGCTGTCGATGCCCAAGGCCCTGGGCGGCAAGGAAACCGGCACGAACCCCGAGCAGCTGTTCGCCGCCGGCTACGCCGCGTGCTTCCAGAGCGCCATGGCCCACGTCGCCCGCACCCAGAAGATCGCGCTGACCGGCTCGACGGTGACCGGCCAGGTCGGCCTGGCCACGCAAGAGGTCGGCTTCAAGCTGGAAGTCGCGCTGGACGTCGAAACCCAGGGCCTGAGCCAAGCCGACGCCGAGGCGCTGGTTGCGACCGCCCACCAAGTCTGCCCCTATTCGAACGCCACCCGTGGCAATGTCGATGTGGCCATCACCGTGAAGGCCGCCTAA
- a CDS encoding bifunctional aminoglycoside phosphotransferase/ATP-binding protein produces MIKDAEAAREQEVAAWFGDRAESTIETSCARVFLIDGSAFKVKRPVDFGFLDYSTLELRRWALERELSFNRAAAPDIYREVRQLNRTADGGLEIDGEGEIVEYLLEMRRFDQNGVLATQPWAIDDALEDSLGRTVARFHASASLRPQGGGVSALGYTIRSNANLLRGLSSRLGKQAVERLVHETDIALERLGPLLDGRAAEGFARHCHGDLHLGNILIENGQPILFDCIEFNDTLSDIDVQYDLAFLLMDLDFRRRRDAAGRVLNAYLDEAARTFGEGLWTGLAALPLMLSVRAAVRTHVWAYTGDDEAARAYLNTAIEHLAPRPVSLVAAGGLSGSGKSTFSRVCAPGLGSAPGAVVLRTDEIRKRLWGVPSLQRLPREAYTPEMSAKVYDQLFHDAELCLKARRSVVLDAVFLKPEERARAEALAKTCDVGFLGVWLEAPPEVLRARVAARVNDASDADVAVLENQLTRETGEITWRKVDTVNAFEDEARALAETMG; encoded by the coding sequence GTGATCAAGGACGCGGAAGCCGCGCGCGAACAGGAAGTGGCGGCCTGGTTTGGCGACCGAGCGGAAAGCACGATCGAGACCTCGTGCGCCCGGGTGTTCCTGATCGACGGCTCGGCCTTCAAGGTGAAGCGCCCGGTCGATTTCGGCTTTCTGGACTACTCGACCCTGGAGCTGCGGCGCTGGGCGCTGGAGCGCGAGCTGAGCTTCAACCGCGCCGCCGCGCCGGACATCTATCGCGAGGTCCGCCAGCTGAACCGCACCGCCGATGGCGGCCTGGAGATCGACGGCGAGGGCGAGATCGTCGAGTACCTGCTGGAGATGCGCCGCTTCGACCAGAACGGCGTGCTGGCCACTCAGCCCTGGGCGATCGACGACGCGCTCGAGGATTCGCTGGGCCGCACGGTGGCCCGCTTCCACGCCAGCGCGAGCCTGCGCCCGCAAGGCGGCGGCGTCTCGGCCCTGGGCTATACGATCCGCTCCAACGCCAACCTGCTGCGCGGCCTGTCCTCGCGGCTGGGCAAGCAGGCCGTCGAGCGCCTGGTGCATGAGACCGATATCGCCCTGGAGCGGCTGGGTCCGCTGCTGGACGGCCGCGCCGCGGAGGGCTTCGCCCGCCACTGCCATGGCGACCTGCACCTTGGGAACATCCTGATCGAGAACGGCCAGCCCATCCTGTTCGACTGCATCGAGTTCAACGACACTCTGTCGGACATCGATGTGCAGTACGACCTGGCCTTCCTGCTGATGGACCTGGACTTCCGCCGTCGCCGCGACGCCGCCGGCCGGGTGCTGAACGCCTATCTGGACGAGGCCGCCCGCACGTTCGGCGAGGGGCTGTGGACGGGCCTGGCCGCCCTGCCGCTGATGCTGTCCGTCCGCGCCGCCGTGCGCACCCACGTCTGGGCCTATACCGGCGACGACGAGGCCGCGCGGGCGTATCTGAACACCGCGATCGAGCACCTGGCGCCGCGTCCGGTCAGCCTGGTGGCGGCCGGCGGTTTGTCGGGTTCGGGCAAGTCGACCTTCTCGCGCGTCTGCGCGCCGGGCCTGGGCTCGGCTCCGGGCGCTGTGGTCCTGCGCACCGACGAGATCCGCAAGCGCCTGTGGGGTGTTCCCTCGCTGCAGCGCCTGCCGCGCGAGGCCTATACGCCGGAGATGAGCGCCAAGGTCTATGACCAGCTGTTCCACGACGCCGAGCTGTGCCTGAAGGCCCGCCGCTCGGTGGTGCTGGACGCGGTGTTCCTGAAACCCGAGGAGCGCGCCCGCGCCGAGGCCCTGGCCAAGACCTGCGACGTCGGCTTTCTGGGCGTCTGGCTGGAGGCGCCGCCCGAGGTTCTGCGCGCGCGCGTGGCGGCCCGCGTCAACGACGCCTCGGACGCCGACGTGGCGGTGCTGGAAAACCAGCTGACCCGCGAGACGGGTGAGATCACCTGGCGCAAGGTCGACACGGTCAACGCCTTCGAGGACGAGGCTCGGGCGCTGGCGGAGACGATGGGGTAG
- a CDS encoding TetR/AcrR family transcriptional regulator produces the protein MLVGAGLKRSGHKREEILASARFLFLKEGYADTGMEVVARAAGVSTATLYAYFPSKADLFKAIVLETVSSVGAPVREAVRVKGDARTRLAALAIAYATFLSRADTRAMFRMVTAERRRFEDVAEYFLQSARDELGGAAISVINDLTKTGEIKVEKASWAAGQLLGLLDHVTLVLGITAGDEVLSRRPIKDIADDAVETFLARYGVR, from the coding sequence ATGCTTGTCGGCGCGGGTCTGAAGCGGTCGGGACACAAGCGGGAGGAGATCCTCGCCTCCGCCCGATTTCTCTTCCTGAAGGAAGGCTATGCCGACACCGGCATGGAGGTGGTCGCCCGCGCCGCCGGAGTCTCCACCGCCACGCTCTATGCCTATTTCCCCAGCAAGGCCGACCTGTTCAAGGCGATCGTGCTGGAAACGGTCAGCAGCGTCGGCGCGCCGGTGCGCGAGGCTGTGCGGGTGAAAGGCGACGCCCGGACCCGCCTGGCCGCCCTGGCCATCGCCTACGCGACCTTCCTGTCACGCGCCGACACCCGGGCCATGTTCCGGATGGTCACGGCCGAGCGCCGCCGCTTCGAGGATGTCGCCGAATATTTCCTGCAGAGCGCCCGCGACGAACTGGGCGGCGCGGCGATCTCGGTGATCAACGACCTGACCAAGACCGGCGAGATCAAGGTCGAGAAGGCCTCCTGGGCCGCCGGCCAATTGCTGGGCCTGCTCGACCACGTCACCCTCGTCCTGGGCATCACGGCCGGCGACGAAGTGCTGTCGCGGCGGCCGATCAAGGACATCGCCGACGACGCGGTCGAGACGTTCCTGGCGCGCTATGGGGTAAGGTGA
- a CDS encoding MarR family winged helix-turn-helix transcriptional regulator yields the protein MTQQKPAPSDAPIEVLRLDNQLCFALYGAANRMTRLYRPMLDALGLTYPQYLAMLVLWEASPRTVGTLGDALDLDSSTLTPLLKRLEAGGLVARTRDPEDERRVIVALTDKGRALRDQAVSIPEKLFCALDMPLDTMGALRDRLKTVAK from the coding sequence ATGACCCAGCAGAAGCCCGCGCCGTCCGATGCTCCGATCGAGGTCCTGCGCCTCGACAACCAGCTGTGCTTCGCCCTCTACGGCGCGGCCAACCGGATGACGCGGCTCTACCGGCCCATGCTGGACGCCCTGGGACTGACCTATCCGCAGTATCTGGCGATGCTGGTGCTGTGGGAGGCCAGTCCCCGGACCGTCGGCACTCTGGGCGACGCCCTGGACCTCGATTCCAGCACCCTGACCCCCCTGCTCAAGCGCCTGGAAGCGGGCGGCCTTGTCGCGCGCACCCGCGATCCGGAGGACGAGCGGCGGGTCATCGTGGCGCTGACCGACAAGGGCCGAGCGCTGCGCGATCAGGCGGTCTCCATCCCGGAGAAGCTGTTCTGCGCCCTCGACATGCCGCTGGACACCATGGGCGCGCTGCGCGATCGTCTCAAGACGGTGGCGAAGTAG
- a CDS encoding ATP-binding protein has protein sequence MRWLADTLADERLDEVGADIRRLGVSRLISGCLAAGVVGLGLGATAAVAWLAGFLFAEGLATLATRNFGRDRPVSRGDRAAFMLAAIPVNGSWAALASLLWLQGSDRLKIAAVAIWCGQLVFAQQYRHQPLALLIISGLMPVVSLIVFPFFFMAGADMATQATRWSLVLLIGVTLNVALRNRAAAQRMDALTRGLREERERALEAARAKSTFIAVTSHELRTPMNGLLGMAHALERSDLNPAQREQVALMLRSGDSLMQLLNDVLDMSRIETGRVELAPEAVDPRAIVAEVVDTWRDAAEFKSLSLFTDFSAEVPTWIFADPLRIRQILTNLVSNAVKFTTEGHVRVSVGAERAGEAWMLRFAVSDTGPGVPADAADRVFDSFTQADETISRSHGGAGLGLTISRALARQLGGDLDLRPAPVGACFVLSIRAEEAEAAAPPPALEAEDDETLDQIHVLMAEDNAVNQLVVRAMLEPTGLALTIVENGEEALKAMASGHYDCVLMDINMPVMDGITALEAIRQGRAGDPALPVIALTASAMAGDRERFLGMGFDDHLGKPVKPMDLIMAIVRAVNPDPPKEGLRAA, from the coding sequence GTGCGCTGGCTGGCCGACACTCTGGCGGATGAGAGACTGGACGAGGTCGGCGCCGACATCCGGCGGCTCGGCGTTTCGCGTCTCATCTCCGGTTGTCTGGCGGCCGGGGTCGTCGGTCTTGGCCTTGGCGCGACCGCCGCGGTCGCCTGGCTGGCTGGCTTTCTGTTCGCCGAGGGCTTGGCCACCCTGGCCACCCGCAACTTCGGCCGGGACCGCCCGGTGTCGCGTGGCGATCGCGCCGCCTTCATGCTGGCCGCGATCCCCGTCAACGGCAGCTGGGCCGCCCTGGCCAGCCTGCTCTGGCTGCAGGGCTCCGACCGGCTGAAGATCGCCGCCGTCGCCATCTGGTGCGGCCAGCTGGTCTTCGCCCAACAGTATCGTCACCAGCCGCTGGCCCTGCTGATCATCAGCGGGCTGATGCCCGTGGTCAGCCTGATCGTCTTCCCGTTCTTCTTCATGGCCGGCGCTGACATGGCCACCCAGGCGACGCGCTGGTCGCTGGTGCTGCTGATCGGCGTGACCTTGAACGTCGCTCTGCGCAACCGCGCCGCCGCCCAGCGCATGGACGCGCTGACCCGGGGCCTGCGCGAGGAGCGCGAGCGGGCCCTGGAGGCCGCCCGCGCCAAGTCGACCTTCATCGCCGTCACCAGCCACGAACTGCGCACGCCTATGAACGGCCTGCTGGGCATGGCCCACGCGCTGGAACGCTCGGACCTCAACCCCGCCCAGCGCGAGCAGGTCGCCCTGATGCTTCGGTCGGGCGACAGCCTGATGCAGCTGCTCAACGACGTGCTGGACATGTCGCGGATCGAAACCGGCCGCGTCGAGCTGGCCCCGGAAGCCGTCGATCCCCGCGCCATCGTCGCCGAGGTGGTCGACACCTGGCGCGACGCGGCGGAGTTCAAAAGCCTGTCGCTGTTCACCGATTTCAGCGCCGAGGTCCCGACCTGGATCTTCGCCGACCCCCTGCGCATCCGCCAGATCCTGACCAATCTGGTGTCCAACGCCGTGAAGTTCACCACCGAGGGCCATGTCCGGGTCAGCGTCGGCGCCGAGCGCGCGGGCGAGGCCTGGATGCTGCGCTTCGCGGTCAGCGACACCGGGCCGGGCGTGCCGGCCGACGCGGCAGACCGAGTGTTCGACAGCTTCACCCAGGCCGACGAGACCATCTCGCGCAGCCATGGCGGCGCGGGCCTGGGCCTGACGATCTCGCGCGCCCTGGCCCGCCAACTGGGCGGCGACCTGGACCTGCGTCCCGCCCCGGTCGGAGCCTGCTTCGTGCTCAGCATCCGCGCCGAGGAGGCCGAGGCGGCCGCACCGCCGCCGGCGCTCGAAGCCGAAGACGACGAGACCCTCGATCAGATCCATGTGCTGATGGCCGAGGACAACGCCGTCAACCAATTGGTCGTACGCGCCATGCTGGAGCCGACCGGCTTGGCCCTGACCATCGTCGAAAACGGCGAGGAGGCGCTGAAGGCCATGGCCTCGGGCCACTACGACTGCGTGCTGATGGACATCAACATGCCGGTGATGGACGGCATCACCGCGCTGGAGGCGATCCGCCAAGGCCGGGCAGGCGATCCCGCCCTGCCCGTCATCGCCCTGACCGCGTCGGCCATGGCCGGCGACCGCGAACGGTTCCTGGGCATGGGCTTCGACGACCACCTGGGCAAGCCGGTCAAGCCGATGGACCTGATCATGGCGATCGTCAGGGCCGTGAACCCGGATCCGCCAAAAGAGGGACTGCGGGCGGCGTAA
- the pdxH gene encoding pyridoxamine 5'-phosphate oxidase, producing the protein MSADPTLIPASPSEDDYVRQVTEATPPPLLSEEDPFALFAEWLEEAGKKEPNDPNAMTVSTVDADGMPDSRMVLLKDVDARGFVFYTNTQSAKGVELNAHPKAALLFHWKSLRRQVRIRGVVEPVSDAEADAYFASRARHSQLGAWASDQSRPLPDRLALEKRVAEMGLKFGLSKVPRPPHWSGYRIVPVTIEFWRDRPFRLHERLVFDRAAGGWTTKRLFP; encoded by the coding sequence ATGAGCGCTGACCCGACCCTGATCCCCGCCTCGCCCAGCGAGGACGACTATGTCCGCCAGGTGACCGAGGCGACGCCGCCGCCCCTGCTGTCGGAAGAGGATCCGTTCGCTCTGTTCGCCGAGTGGCTGGAGGAGGCGGGCAAGAAGGAGCCCAACGACCCCAACGCCATGACCGTCTCGACCGTCGACGCCGACGGCATGCCGGACTCGCGGATGGTGTTGCTGAAGGATGTCGATGCGCGCGGCTTCGTCTTCTACACCAACACCCAGAGCGCCAAGGGCGTGGAGCTGAACGCCCATCCCAAGGCGGCCCTGCTGTTCCACTGGAAGTCCCTGCGCCGTCAGGTGCGGATCCGCGGCGTTGTCGAGCCGGTCAGCGACGCCGAGGCGGACGCCTATTTCGCCAGCCGCGCCCGCCATAGCCAGCTGGGCGCCTGGGCCAGCGACCAGTCGCGTCCGCTCCCGGACCGCCTGGCGCTTGAAAAGCGCGTCGCCGAGATGGGCCTGAAGTTCGGCCTCTCCAAGGTTCCGCGCCCGCCGCACTGGTCAGGCTACCGCATCGTCCCGGTCACGATCGAGTTCTGGCGCGATCGTCCGTTCCGCCTTCACGAGCGGCTGGTGTTCGACCGCGCGGCCGGGGGCTGGACGACGAAGCGACTGTTTCCGTAG
- a CDS encoding DUF4282 domain-containing protein: MGFRMPPANKTKRGSNSLLWDLLTFDRLVTGPVIHFIYWAGLGVVALFGFSVVGAAVGLALKEPGVGSLLLAFPVLIAGLLVAGALVLLWRAFCEFYVAIFRISEDLRALRQTSDADHAAIRARQAAQPPRTQV, translated from the coding sequence TTGGGGTTCCGTATGCCTCCGGCCAATAAGACTAAGCGTGGGTCGAATTCACTGCTCTGGGATCTTCTGACGTTCGATCGTCTGGTGACCGGGCCGGTGATTCACTTCATCTATTGGGCGGGCCTCGGAGTCGTGGCCCTGTTCGGCTTCTCGGTCGTCGGCGCCGCCGTCGGCCTGGCGCTGAAGGAGCCTGGCGTCGGCTCGCTGCTGCTGGCCTTCCCGGTGCTGATCGCCGGCCTGCTGGTCGCGGGGGCGCTAGTGCTGCTTTGGCGCGCCTTCTGCGAGTTCTACGTCGCCATCTTCCGGATCAGCGAGGACCTGCGGGCCCTGCGCCAGACCAGCGACGCCGACCACGCCGCCATTCGCGCCCGCCAGGCGGCGCAGCCGCCGCGTACGCAGGTCTAG